CTTGATGTAGCCGTGCCGCATCAGGCTGAACGGGCCGAAGCCCAGCCAGAAGAACAGCTCCAGCGGATTGTAGATGCGGTGGTGCCCGCCCCACCATCCCGTGCCGACCGAGATGAAGGCGTGGCGGTCGATCCGGTCCTGATTGCTCATGAAGCCGAGGAAGTGCCCGCCGACGCTGTGGCCGACATGAACGACGCGCAGGCCCGGCGCCGCCGCAATCAGGGCGTCCAGGGCGGCGGGCATGTCCAGCCGGCCCCAGTCCGGATAGTCCATCCGCATGGCCTTCAGGTCGTCGGGCCGTGACCCGGCGATGCCGCGAAAGTCATAGGTCAGCACCGCCGCGCCCTTGTCCGCCAGATGCCGGGCGAACCGCTCATAGAAGCCCTTGGGAAAGCCGGTGCCGGACGAGACCAGCACGGCCATCCGGGGGGCCGCCGCCGAGACCAGCCGCATCGACAGCGGATAGCCGTCGGCGGCCGGGGCGGTGAAGTCTCGGGTGACGAGATCGGTCATCGGGTCCGTCCTGTTTGGAAACGGACTGTAGGCGATTGACGCGACGTCAGGTCAATAGGCCAGCGCGTTGCCGTCCTTGCGCATCTCGGTGGCTGCGCCGTAGGTCCAGCGGCCCTGCTCGTTGATCTGCTTCATGACGTTCTGATAGCCGCCGAAGCCGCCGTCGGGCGGGCCGAGGACCCAGCCCATGGCCGCCAGCTGCCGCTTGGTCGCGTCGGGCACGCCGGATTCCAGGTGCAGCTTGCCGACGCCCTCGGCGGGCTGGCCGGTCGGTTCGGACGAGCCGTAGTGCTGCCAGCGGGGACTGTCGCCGGCTTCCTGCGGGTCCAGGCCGTAGTCGACCATGTTGATGATGATCTGGGCCTGCCCTTGCGGCTGCATCCCGCCGCCCATGACGCCATAGGCCATCCACGGCTCTCCGTCCTTGCAGGCGAAGCCGGGGATGATGGTATGGAAGGGGCGCTTGCTCGGCGCATAGACGTTGGGGTGGCCGTCGGTCAGGGCGAACAGTTCGCCGCGGTCCTGGAACATGAAGCCCAGGGTGCTGCCGTCCGGGCCGTCGGGCGTCAGGCCGGAGCCCATGCCGCGATAGTTGGACTGGATCCAGCTGACCATCATCCCGTCCTTGTCGGCCACGCTGAAATAGGTGGTGTCGCCCTGGGTCGGGGCGTCGCCGGGGAAGACGCGGTCCATGACGCGGTTTGGGTTGATCAGCTTGGCGCGTTCGGCGGCGTAGGCCTTGGAGTTCAACCAGGCGGTCGGAGCCTTGGCGAACCGCTCGTCGGCGAAGTAGCGGGCGCGGTCCTCGAAGGCCAGGCGCTTGGCCTCGGCCTGGACGTGGATCGAGGCGGCCGACTGGAAGCCCATGGCCTTGAGGTCGAACTGCTCGCAGATGTTCAGGATCTGGTTGGTCGACAACCCTTGAGTGTTCGGCCCCAGCGAATAGACCTCGACCCCGCGATAGGTGGTCATCAGCGGCTCGACCCATTCGGTGCGGTGGGCGGCCAGGTCGGCGCGGGTCATCCAGCCGCCGATGCGCTTGAAGTAACGCTCGATATGGTCGGCGATGGCGCCGTCATAGAAGGCGTCGCGCCCGCCCTCGGCGATCATGCGATAGGTGCGGCCCAGATCCGGGTTGGCGAAGACCTCGCCCGTCTTGGGCGTGCGGCCGTGGGGGCGCCAGACCTTCTTGCGGTTGTCGTTCTCCTCGATCTGGGCGCTGGCGCGGTCGAAGCCGGCCATGTTGCGCTCCAGATACCAGGCGATGACCTCGGGAACCGGCACGCCCTGTTCGCACAGTTCGGCGACGGGCAGCAGGACGTCCTTCCACGGCAGCTTGCCGTAGCGCTGGTGGGCGCTCCACCAGGCGTCGACCGTGCCAGGGACGTTGACGGTCACGGCGCCGTATTTCGGCAGATAGCCGTCGGGACCGGCCTTGGAGCGGGCGGTGGCCAGAGACAGGCCGCGCGGGCTGTTCCCCGAGCCGTTGAAACCGACGACCTTCTTCTGGGCCGGGTCCCACATCAGGCAGAAGGCGTCGCCGCCGATGCCGTTGGCGGTCGGCTCCAGGAAGCCCAGGGCGGCGTTGATGGCGATGGCGGCGTCGATGGCCGAGCCGCCGCGGCGCAGGGTGTCCAGGCCGATCAGGGTGGCGGTGGGGTGGGCCGTGGCGGCGGCGCCGTTGGCGCCCCAGACGGTCGAGCGGCCTACGAACTTCGGCCCCGTCACCCGGTCGCCGATGCCGACGCCGGCATAGGGATCGGCCGAGGCCGGCTTGGCCCCCGTGGCCTGAGCGCCGGCGGACTGGACGGCTGCGGACTGGGCGGCGGCCGTAGGCTGGGCGCCGGCGGTTCCCGCCATCAGGGCGCCCGCCGGCAGGGCGGACAGGAAGGTGCGACGACGCATGATGATATTCCCCTCGTTCGTGGCGCGCATTGAGGCCGGATCGCGGGGGTGGCGCAAGTCATCGAATGGGCGCGGGGCAAAAGAAAAAGGGCCGCCCGGAGGCGACCCTTCAATCCGTTCGGATCGGGATGATCCTATTCGATGTCCTCGTTCAGGAGGCCGACTTTGAAGAAGCCGTTTTCCTGAAGCTTGTTCATCACTTCCATGAACTGGTGATACTTCACCTCGGCCTGGGCGCGGACGAAGACGCGCTCGTCGCGGCAGTCGGCCACGGCGCCCTGGGCGGCGCAGACGTCGGCCGGCAGCTTGTCGATCGAGGTTTCCTTCTCGGCGATGTAGAGCGAGCCGGATTCCTGGATCGTGATGTAGACCGGCTCTTTCGGCTTGTCCGTCGGGGCCGGCGGGGTGGCCGGCGGCAGGTCCAGCTTGATCGACACGGTCGCCATCGGCGCGGCGACCATGAAGATGATCAGCAGCACCAGCATGATGTCCACAAACGGCGTGACGTTGATGTCCGCGTTCTGCTGGGCCGTTTTACCTTTGCCCCCGGGACCGGAAAGTTTCGCGCCCATACGCCGTCGTCTCCATCGAAGATCCGCACCCTCCGGCGGACCGCACTGAAAGTCAGACCGTCTCTTGGCGTCCCGAAGCGGGCTTGTAAAGCCGTCCCGGACGAGGAAAACGCGTCGAAGGGCAATAAGATTGCGAATTCGGCCAAGGCCCCGCTTGGCCGCGACCGATTCAGCCCCGTGTTCGCCTTCTGCTCAGCTTGAGGCCTCGCGCGCCCGCTCAGCCCCGGGCCAGCTTGAGGAATCGCTCGGCCAGGACGGGGTCGTCCTTGAAGGCGCCGGTGAAGCGGGTGGTGATGGTCGAGACGTGGCGGTGATGCACGCCGCGCGTGGTCATGCACTGGTGCGCCGCATCGACCAGCACGGCCACGCCCTTGGGCTGCAGGTGCGATTCGATGGCGTCGATGATGTCGTTGGTCAGGGTCTCCTGGTTCTGGAGACGACGGGCGAAGATCTCGACCACCCGGGCCAGCTTGGAGATGCCCACGACCTTCTCGCCCGGCAGATAGGCGACATAGGCCTTGCCCAGGAAGGGGGCCAGGTGGTGCTCGCAGTGGCTCTCGACCTCGATGTCGCGCAGGATGACCATGTCGTCATAGCCGGTCACGTCCTCGAAGGTGCGCGACAGCTCCTTGCCCGCGTCGGCGTCATAGCCGTCGAACCATTCGCCATAGGCGTCGACCACGCGCTTGGGCGTGTCGATCAGGCCGGGACGGTCGGGATTGTCGCCGGCCCAGGCGATCAGGGTGCGCACCGCCTCCAGCGCCTGCTCGCGGCTGGGGCGATTGGACGCCTCATTGGCGACGAGGACGGGCTTGGCGGGGGTGCTGCTCATGAAACGATCCGGCGGCGGCGAGAGCGCCTGTTCAGATTACTATTATATATGGACTTGGGCGCGCGGCCCTGACTGTCTATCAGGCCGCTATATGGGACGCTCCGTCCGTCCCGCAAGAAAACTCGCAAAAGACCTGACCTATGGCCCTGCACATCCACGACACCCTGCGCCGTGAAAAGCGCCTGTTCGAGCCGCGCGATCCGAACCGGGTGAGCCTCTATGTCTGCGGCCCGACGGTCTATGACTACGCCCATATCGGCAATGCGCGACCGCCGGTGGTGTTCGACGTCCTGGTGCGGCTGCTGCGCCGGACCTACGGCGCGGATCAGGTCATCTACGCCCGCAACGTCACCGACGTGGACGACAAGATCAACGCCAAGGCGGCCAGGGAAGGCGTGCCCATCGGCGAGGTCACGGCGCGGTACGAGGCCGCCTATCTGGCCGACATGGGCCTGCTGAACGTCAGCCCGCCCGACATCGCTCCCCACGTCACCGACTACATCGAGGCCATCACCGCCCAGATCCAGGCCATCATCGACGCCGGCTGCGCCTATGCGGCCGAGGGCCATGTGCTGTTCGACGTCTCGTCCTATCCGGCCTACGGCGCCCTGTCGGGCCGGAACCTGGACGACATGATCGCCGGCGCCCGCGTCGAGGTCGCCCCCTACAAGAAGAACCCGCACGACTTCGTCCTGTGGAAGCCGTCCAAGGCGGACGAGCCGTCCTGGCCGTCGCCGTGGGGCGACGGGCGGCCGGGCTGGCACATCGAATGCTCGGCCATGATCGAGCAGACCCTGGGCCTGCCCATCGACATTCACGGCGGCGGCATCGACCTGGTCTTCCCGCACCATGAGAACGAGATCGCCCAGGGCGTCTGCGCCCACGGCCACGCCCACGGCGATCAGGCGCACGACGAATACGCCCGCTACTGGATGCATAACGGCTTCCTGACCGTGGACGCTGAGAAGATGTCCAAGTCGATCGGCAACGTCCTGCTGCTGCACGACCTGGTGCAGGCCATGCCGGGCGAGGTGGTGCGCTGGGCCTTGTTGAGCGCGCATTATCGTCAGCCTCTGGACTGGAACCAGACCCTGCTGGAGCAGAGCCGCAAGAACCTGGATCGCCTGTACGGCGCCCTGCTGCGGGCGGCGGCGGTCGAGCATTCGACGCAGGAACCCCCCGCGGAGTTCCTGAAAGCCATCGAGGACGACCTGAACACGCCGGGCGCCATGGCCACGCTGTTCGCCCTGTCCAGCGAGATCGAGCGCGGCATGACGGCGGGCGACACCGCCGCCGTGGCCGAGGCCAAGGGCCGGCTGATCGCGGCGGCCTCGATCCTGGGCGTGCTGCAGGCCGATCCGGCCGAGTGGTTCTCGGGCGTCGACGAGGGGCTGAAGGCTGAGGTCGAGGGCCTGCTGGAGCAGCGAGCCGCCGCCCGCACGGCCAAAAACTGGGCCGAGGCCGACCGCATCCGCGACCGGCTGAACGAGCTGAACGTGGTGGTCATGGACGGCCCGCAGGGCGCGACCTGGCGGATGAAGGGCTGATTTCCCTTCTCCCACAAGGGGAGAAGGGAAGGTCTATCGCGCTCGGCGGATCAGCTCGTCCGCCAGCACGTCCGTCAGATAGCCGTCCGCGACCCGGCCGTTGGCCAGCTGCCAGCGGCGCAGGGCGGCGCGGGTGTTTGCGCCGATGACGCCGTCGACGCCCTGGGTGTCGAAGCCCATCCTGGTCAGGGCCTGCTGGGCGCCGACGCGCTGGTCGCGGGTCAGAGGGCCGTCGTTGGGCCAGGCGACGCTGAGGGCGGGCTTGCCTTGCACGGCGTCGGCGATCAGGCCGATGGCCAGCGCATAGCTGACCGAGTTGTTGTAGCGACGGATCACATAGTGGTTGGGCAGGGCCAGGAAGGCTGGGCCCTTGGCGCCCTGCGGCAGCAGGATGGCCGCGCCCTCGGCCGCCTCGGCGCCGTTCAGGCTCTGGCCGCCGGCCAGGCGCACGCCGCGCGCGGCCCAGAAGGACCAGGGGTGCTTGGGCCCCTCGGCCTCGGCGTAGTCGAAGCCCGACGGCAGGATGACCTCATAGGCCCAGCCCTGGCCGCGCTTCCAGCCGGCCTGGGCCAGCAGATTCGCCGCCGAGGCCAGGGCGTCGGCATCCGAGCCCCAGATGTCGACCTGGCCGTCGCCGTTCTGATCGACGCCCAGCCTCAGATAGTTGTCGGGCATGAACTGCGTCTGGCCCATGGCTCCGGCCCAGCTGCCCTTGAGGCCCGCGCGGTCTCGCTTGCCCGAGACGACGATGTCGAGGGCGTGCTTGAGCTGGCCCTCGGCCCAGTCGCGGCGGCGGCCGTCGTAGGCCAGGGTGGCCAGGGAGCGGATGACGTCGAAGTCGCCCTGGACCTGGCCGAAGGCGCTCTCCTGGGCCCAGACGCCCAGCAGGATCTCGGTCGGCACGCCGTATTTCTGGGTCACTTCCCACGGCACGCGGTCGACGCGCTGGCGGGCCATGGCGATTCGCGCCGGGGTGGTGGCGTTCTGGATATAGACGCCGGCCGGGCGCGAGAATTCGGGCTGGTTGCGGTCCAGGCGGACGACGCTGGGATTGGGCGTCACGTTTTCCAGCTCGCGGGCGTACTCCCATTTGTGCGCGCCGCCGTGGCGTTCGAGGAAGCTTTGCTTCCAGGCGTCGAAGCCGGCGTGGTCATAGGCTTCGCTGAGATCCGGCTGGGCGGGGACAGGCGCGGGCGGCGTGGCCGGCGCCGGCTCGATCACCGGGGGGGGCGCGGGCTGGGGTTGGGGCAAGGCGGGGACCATGGGCGCGCAGGCGGCGACGGAACCCAACAACAGAAGGCGATAAGCGATACGCATAGACACAGGCTAACGCCCCCGGATTCCACGACCAGTCACAAGCGCGCGAAGGCTCGATCAGTTTCCGTGATAGGGGTGAAGGCGTCGTTAACCCTTTTTGGCGGCAGGCGGTTAAGTGGCGGAATTTACATTGCGCCGTTCCCTGAGCGCGGCCTGGTGGCGGAGGGGCGACGCGCCGGACGTGCATGTCCGGAGACCCTCCGTTCGACTCGGAGGCCAGGCCTCCAACGGATTTCCCGCGCGGAATGTTGACGAAAGGCCGAGGCCTCTCTATACGCACCGCCTCCGCCGCAGGTTCGCCCGCGGCTCTTTTGTTTTACCCGCCCTCACGGGCCTCCAAATACCGGGACGTCCGACCATGAAGGTCCGTAGCTCGCTGAAGTCGCTCAAGGGTCGCCACCGCGACTGCAAGATCGTTCGCCGCAAGGGCGTTCTGTACGTCATCAACAAGACCGACCCGCGCTTCAAGGCCAAGCAAGGCTGATCAGGCGCGACCGGCGCGCCCCGCCTTTCGCGGGCGAGGCGCGCGCCGATTGTCGGTGGATGGGATGACTATCCACAGGGCCGCGGGCGTTGTCCGCGGCTTTTTCGCGTCCGGCGTTGAGCCGGGCGGCCGCGCGTGATTAGTCCATTTTCCTTGCCCTAACGGCCTTTGGCCTGCTTGAGGGCGATTCTTCATTCCTTCGCCCCTAACGGCCTTTGGCCGGCTTGAGGGCGTAGCCTCTTTTTGAGTTCTGGAGTTCAGCCATGGACGACGCTTCCTTCGACGCCAGCCCCGACGTCCTGACCGCCACGGCCCAGGGCCGACTGCGCTCCATCATCGAGCGCCTGGAGCGTCTCGAGGAGGACAAGCAGGCGGTGATGGCCGACATGAAGGAGGTCTTCGCCGAGGCCAAGGGCGAGGGCTACGACGTCAAGGTCCTGCGCAAGGTCATCCGCATCCGCAAGCAGGACAAGGCCAAGCGTCAGGAGGAGGAGGCGATTCTCGACCTCTATCTCTCGGCCCTCGGCGAGGTCTGAGGCGCTCGGGCTTGAAGCGCACGCCGTTCAAGCCCCCCAGCGACCGCCCTTCGCGCTCCAGCAGCCTGAAGGGCGGCGACGCGAGCAAGCCGCGTTCCGGCGGCCTCTCGCGCTCAAGCAGCCCGAAGGGCGGTAGCGCCCTCCAAGCGCGCTCAAGTAGTCCGAAGGACGATAGCGCCACTAGAAAGAAGCCTTCGCTGAGCCCTTGGGAACAGCAGAAGGAGGCGGCCAAGCGATCCGCCTTGAACGCCCTGAAACGCGCCCGCCGCTCGGCCGAGAAGGCGGGCGTTTCCCTGTCCGGCTGGGAGGGCGAGTTCCTCGATTCGGTCGACGAGCGGATTCGCGAGCACGGCCGCGCCTTCGCCGACCCGGAAAAGGGCGCGCCGGGCCAGGCCCTTTCGTCTCTGCAGGGCCGCAAGCTCAAAGAGATCACCG
The nucleotide sequence above comes from Brevundimonas naejangsanensis. Encoded proteins:
- the cysS gene encoding cysteine--tRNA ligase codes for the protein MALHIHDTLRREKRLFEPRDPNRVSLYVCGPTVYDYAHIGNARPPVVFDVLVRLLRRTYGADQVIYARNVTDVDDKINAKAAREGVPIGEVTARYEAAYLADMGLLNVSPPDIAPHVTDYIEAITAQIQAIIDAGCAYAAEGHVLFDVSSYPAYGALSGRNLDDMIAGARVEVAPYKKNPHDFVLWKPSKADEPSWPSPWGDGRPGWHIECSAMIEQTLGLPIDIHGGGIDLVFPHHENEIAQGVCAHGHAHGDQAHDEYARYWMHNGFLTVDAEKMSKSIGNVLLLHDLVQAMPGEVVRWALLSAHYRQPLDWNQTLLEQSRKNLDRLYGALLRAAAVEHSTQEPPAEFLKAIEDDLNTPGAMATLFALSSEIERGMTAGDTAAVAEAKGRLIAAASILGVLQADPAEWFSGVDEGLKAEVEGLLEQRAAARTAKNWAEADRIRDRLNELNVVVMDGPQGATWRMKG
- a CDS encoding alpha/beta hydrolase family protein, with amino-acid sequence MTDLVTRDFTAPAADGYPLSMRLVSAAAPRMAVLVSSGTGFPKGFYERFARHLADKGAAVLTYDFRGIAGSRPDDLKAMRMDYPDWGRLDMPAALDALIAAAPGLRVVHVGHSVGGHFLGFMSNQDRIDRHAFISVGTGWWGGHHRIYNPLELFFWLGFGPFSLMRHGYIKGGGLWGGTDLPRGVFTTWRRWCLKREYFSRELETTLKPHHYEAVTAPIRSWIFSDDPIATPDTARDLLSVYPKAPSEISVHAPGDFGARRIGHEGAFRRGMEPLWDGIFGWLDNGEG
- the ykgO gene encoding type B 50S ribosomal protein L36, translated to MKVRSSLKSLKGRHRDCKIVRRKGVLYVINKTDPRFKAKQG
- a CDS encoding gamma-glutamyltransferase family protein is translated as MRRRTFLSALPAGALMAGTAGAQPTAAAQSAAVQSAGAQATGAKPASADPYAGVGIGDRVTGPKFVGRSTVWGANGAAATAHPTATLIGLDTLRRGGSAIDAAIAINAALGFLEPTANGIGGDAFCLMWDPAQKKVVGFNGSGNSPRGLSLATARSKAGPDGYLPKYGAVTVNVPGTVDAWWSAHQRYGKLPWKDVLLPVAELCEQGVPVPEVIAWYLERNMAGFDRASAQIEENDNRKKVWRPHGRTPKTGEVFANPDLGRTYRMIAEGGRDAFYDGAIADHIERYFKRIGGWMTRADLAAHRTEWVEPLMTTYRGVEVYSLGPNTQGLSTNQILNICEQFDLKAMGFQSAASIHVQAEAKRLAFEDRARYFADERFAKAPTAWLNSKAYAAERAKLINPNRVMDRVFPGDAPTQGDTTYFSVADKDGMMVSWIQSNYRGMGSGLTPDGPDGSTLGFMFQDRGELFALTDGHPNVYAPSKRPFHTIIPGFACKDGEPWMAYGVMGGGMQPQGQAQIIINMVDYGLDPQEAGDSPRWQHYGSSEPTGQPAEGVGKLHLESGVPDATKRQLAAMGWVLGPPDGGFGGYQNVMKQINEQGRWTYGAATEMRKDGNALAY
- the folE gene encoding GTP cyclohydrolase I FolE, with protein sequence MSSTPAKPVLVANEASNRPSREQALEAVRTLIAWAGDNPDRPGLIDTPKRVVDAYGEWFDGYDADAGKELSRTFEDVTGYDDMVILRDIEVESHCEHHLAPFLGKAYVAYLPGEKVVGISKLARVVEIFARRLQNQETLTNDIIDAIESHLQPKGVAVLVDAAHQCMTTRGVHHRHVSTITTRFTGAFKDDPVLAERFLKLARG
- a CDS encoding biopolymer transporter ExbD; the protein is MGAKLSGPGGKGKTAQQNADINVTPFVDIMLVLLIIFMVAAPMATVSIKLDLPPATPPAPTDKPKEPVYITIQESGSLYIAEKETSIDKLPADVCAAQGAVADCRDERVFVRAQAEVKYHQFMEVMNKLQENGFFKVGLLNEDIE
- a CDS encoding DUF2312 domain-containing protein, which encodes MDDASFDASPDVLTATAQGRLRSIIERLERLEEDKQAVMADMKEVFAEAKGEGYDVKVLRKVIRIRKQDKAKRQEEEAILDLYLSALGEV
- a CDS encoding lytic murein transglycosylase, encoding MRIAYRLLLLGSVAACAPMVPALPQPQPAPPPVIEPAPATPPAPVPAQPDLSEAYDHAGFDAWKQSFLERHGGAHKWEYARELENVTPNPSVVRLDRNQPEFSRPAGVYIQNATTPARIAMARQRVDRVPWEVTQKYGVPTEILLGVWAQESAFGQVQGDFDVIRSLATLAYDGRRRDWAEGQLKHALDIVVSGKRDRAGLKGSWAGAMGQTQFMPDNYLRLGVDQNGDGQVDIWGSDADALASAANLLAQAGWKRGQGWAYEVILPSGFDYAEAEGPKHPWSFWAARGVRLAGGQSLNGAEAAEGAAILLPQGAKGPAFLALPNHYVIRRYNNSVSYALAIGLIADAVQGKPALSVAWPNDGPLTRDQRVGAQQALTRMGFDTQGVDGVIGANTRAALRRWQLANGRVADGYLTDVLADELIRRAR